From one Sardina pilchardus chromosome 6, fSarPil1.1, whole genome shotgun sequence genomic stretch:
- the tnfrsf1a gene encoding tumor necrosis factor receptor superfamily member 1A isoform X1, translating to MGRGRQLSTWTNNVGLSFLIFELLVLQSHAVWGVDTAAGPWPSPSPAKSTTSSRHDKCQLDHQYPHSSNKFCCNKCIPGFVQHKECSGEGRTTECKPCRNGTYMDVANYYANCFRCRKCKVTEVEITKCNYKTNTVCQCKPGYYKKNIIPELDHECRRCKKCGDGEIETSPCTPEQDRKCECKYLHYREKIDDTFCKLCSDSEDDCPGVLVKPSTDPGPGNPELPMLVTVPLTIIATVLLTALVMLSYKAIKRRVKQEKRSPATSEPPDSPSVSLTSSEPLLTVTSSVATIKNDHNEGIPFPCQASSETQNALPDCVPREIKTGKFIYSVLDLVPVSRVTELVRLLGVKDQDIERARRDNPLSCHEAQYHMLKRWADSGTRGHTATLAWPLLLQLLATLRDMGLGGCAESLEIEYGLNQACLNMA from the exons atGGGCAGAGGTCGCCAGTTGTCAACATGGACGAACAACGTTGGACTCAGTTTTCTGATTTTTGAG CTCCTGGTCCTGCAGTCCCATGCTGTATGGGGGGTGGATACCGCTGCAGGGCCTTGGCCAAGCCCGTCCCCAGCCAAGTCCACCACCAGCAGCCGCCATGACAAATGTCAGCTAGATCATCAGTATCCACACTCCAGCAATAAGTTCTGCTGTAACAAGTGTATTCCAG GTTTCGTACAGCACAAGGAGTGTTCTGGTGAAGGCAGAACTACCGAATGCAAACCGTGTAGAAATGGCACATACATGGATGTAGCTAACTACTATGCCAATTGTTTCAGATGCCGCAAATGTAAAG TAACTGAAGTGGAGATCACCAAATGTAACTACAAGACCAACACAGTTTGTCAATGCAAGCCAGGCTACTACAAGAAGAATATTATTCCCGAACTGGACCATGAATGCCGGAGGTGCAAGAAATGtggggatggagagatagaaacaagcccat GTACACCAGAGCAAGACAGaaaatgtgaatgtaaatatCTCCATTATCGTGAGAAAATTGATGACACATTCTGCAAATTGTGTTCCGA TAGTGAGGATGATTGCCCTGGTGTTCTGGTAAAACCGAGTACAGATCCTGGTCCTGGCAATCCAG AGTTGCCTATGCTGGTGACAGTTCCATTGACCATCATAGCAACTGTTCTGCTAACAGCTCTAGTTATGTTGAGCTACAAGGCCATCAAACGCAGAGTGAAGCAGGAGAAACGATCTCCAGCTACATCAGAACCTCCTGACTCCCCTTCTGTGTCACTCACTTCCTCTGAG CCTCTCCTCACAGTAACCAGCTCAGTGGCCACCATTAAGAATGACCACAATGAGGGTATTCCCTTCCCATGTCAAGCGTCCAGTGAAACACAGAATGCATTACCTGACTGTGTACCACGAGAGATTAAAA CCGGCAAATTCATCTACTCAGTTCTGGACTTGGTGCCTGTGTCGCGGGTCACGGAGCTGGTCCGCCTGCTTGGCGTGAAAGACCAGGACATCGAGAGGGCGAGGCGGGACAACCCTTTGTCCTGCCACGAGGCCCAGTACCACATGCTGAAGCGCTGGGCCGACAGCGGGACGCGAGGTCACACCGCCACACTTGCCTGGCCActactgctgcagctgctggctACGCTGAGAGACATGGGACTTGGAGGCTGTGCCGAGAGCCTGGAGATTGAATATGGCCTAAACCAAGCATGTTTGAATATGGCCTaa
- the tnfrsf1a gene encoding tumor necrosis factor receptor superfamily member 1A isoform X2: MGRGRQLSTWTNNVGLSFLIFELLVLQSHAVWGVDTAAGPWPSPSPAKSTTSSRHDKCQLDHQYPHSSNKFCCNKCIPGFVQHKECSGEGRTTECKPCRNGTYMDVANYYANCFRCRKCKVTEVEITKCNYKTNTVCQCKPGYYKKNIIPELDHECRRCKKCGDGEIETSPCTPEQDRKCECKYLHYREKIDDTFCKLCSDEDDCPGVLVKPSTDPGPGNPELPMLVTVPLTIIATVLLTALVMLSYKAIKRRVKQEKRSPATSEPPDSPSVSLTSSEPLLTVTSSVATIKNDHNEGIPFPCQASSETQNALPDCVPREIKTGKFIYSVLDLVPVSRVTELVRLLGVKDQDIERARRDNPLSCHEAQYHMLKRWADSGTRGHTATLAWPLLLQLLATLRDMGLGGCAESLEIEYGLNQACLNMA, from the exons atGGGCAGAGGTCGCCAGTTGTCAACATGGACGAACAACGTTGGACTCAGTTTTCTGATTTTTGAG CTCCTGGTCCTGCAGTCCCATGCTGTATGGGGGGTGGATACCGCTGCAGGGCCTTGGCCAAGCCCGTCCCCAGCCAAGTCCACCACCAGCAGCCGCCATGACAAATGTCAGCTAGATCATCAGTATCCACACTCCAGCAATAAGTTCTGCTGTAACAAGTGTATTCCAG GTTTCGTACAGCACAAGGAGTGTTCTGGTGAAGGCAGAACTACCGAATGCAAACCGTGTAGAAATGGCACATACATGGATGTAGCTAACTACTATGCCAATTGTTTCAGATGCCGCAAATGTAAAG TAACTGAAGTGGAGATCACCAAATGTAACTACAAGACCAACACAGTTTGTCAATGCAAGCCAGGCTACTACAAGAAGAATATTATTCCCGAACTGGACCATGAATGCCGGAGGTGCAAGAAATGtggggatggagagatagaaacaagcccat GTACACCAGAGCAAGACAGaaaatgtgaatgtaaatatCTCCATTATCGTGAGAAAATTGATGACACATTCTGCAAATTGTGTTCCGA TGAGGATGATTGCCCTGGTGTTCTGGTAAAACCGAGTACAGATCCTGGTCCTGGCAATCCAG AGTTGCCTATGCTGGTGACAGTTCCATTGACCATCATAGCAACTGTTCTGCTAACAGCTCTAGTTATGTTGAGCTACAAGGCCATCAAACGCAGAGTGAAGCAGGAGAAACGATCTCCAGCTACATCAGAACCTCCTGACTCCCCTTCTGTGTCACTCACTTCCTCTGAG CCTCTCCTCACAGTAACCAGCTCAGTGGCCACCATTAAGAATGACCACAATGAGGGTATTCCCTTCCCATGTCAAGCGTCCAGTGAAACACAGAATGCATTACCTGACTGTGTACCACGAGAGATTAAAA CCGGCAAATTCATCTACTCAGTTCTGGACTTGGTGCCTGTGTCGCGGGTCACGGAGCTGGTCCGCCTGCTTGGCGTGAAAGACCAGGACATCGAGAGGGCGAGGCGGGACAACCCTTTGTCCTGCCACGAGGCCCAGTACCACATGCTGAAGCGCTGGGCCGACAGCGGGACGCGAGGTCACACCGCCACACTTGCCTGGCCActactgctgcagctgctggctACGCTGAGAGACATGGGACTTGGAGGCTGTGCCGAGAGCCTGGAGATTGAATATGGCCTAAACCAAGCATGTTTGAATATGGCCTaa